One Desulfatitalea tepidiphila genomic region harbors:
- a CDS encoding N-acetylglutaminylglutamine amidotransferase, with translation MCGICGIVVFDGGSVPVGDLEPMLDSLSSRGPDSAGVYCHAQTGLGHRRLKIIDLTEQAHQPMVDAFLGLSIVYNGAIYNYRELRDELTQKGYRFFSNGDTEVILKAYHAWGEGCVEHMNGMFAFCILERDSGRLFLARDRLGIKPLYYLADNEKHKRFCFASTLPALLTQPAVDTRIDPVALNYYLSFHAVVPAPHTLVQGVRKLPPATTLTVAPDGSRRTRVYWELSFGRSTSEEKYVQEEWEALLLQALRQSVERRLTADVPVGLLLSGGLDSSLLVALLAEAGQHELNTFSIGFESVGGEAGDEFRYSDLIAAHFGTRHHQIRAASDELLGTLDACIDAMSEPMVSHDCIGFYLLSREVAKHVKVVQSGQGADEVFAGYHWYPPLMASTDPAADYAKVFLDRDFAEYRRAVQSDWVDRDWSRAFVADMFGTRSGMAAIDRALKLDTTIMLVDDPVKRVDNMTMAWGLEARVPFLDHELVELAARIPPELKVRQGGKYILKEVARKLIPADVIDRPKGYFPVPALKYLQGDYLDLVRETVTSQAARERQLFNTDYVEELLADPEAHLTPLNGSKLWQIALLERWLARHHL, from the coding sequence ATGTGTGGCATATGCGGTATCGTAGTATTTGATGGTGGTAGCGTACCTGTTGGCGATCTGGAACCGATGCTCGACAGTTTGTCGTCGCGGGGTCCGGATTCGGCCGGTGTGTATTGCCATGCCCAAACCGGCTTGGGGCATCGACGTCTCAAGATTATCGATCTTACGGAACAGGCGCATCAGCCCATGGTGGACGCCTTCTTGGGTCTTTCCATCGTCTACAATGGCGCGATATACAACTACAGGGAGTTGCGCGATGAGCTGACGCAGAAAGGATATCGTTTCTTTTCCAACGGGGATACGGAGGTGATTCTCAAGGCCTATCATGCCTGGGGAGAGGGTTGCGTCGAGCACATGAACGGCATGTTCGCCTTCTGCATTCTCGAACGGGACAGCGGCAGGCTTTTTCTGGCCCGGGACCGGTTGGGCATCAAACCGCTTTACTACCTTGCCGATAACGAAAAGCACAAACGTTTTTGTTTTGCTTCGACCCTGCCCGCCCTGCTGACCCAACCGGCGGTGGACACCCGGATCGATCCCGTGGCGCTCAACTACTATCTTTCATTTCATGCCGTTGTGCCCGCGCCCCATACCCTCGTCCAGGGGGTGCGTAAATTGCCCCCGGCCACGACGCTGACCGTGGCGCCCGACGGTTCCCGGCGAACCCGGGTCTATTGGGAACTCTCTTTTGGCAGAAGCACATCGGAAGAAAAGTATGTCCAGGAGGAATGGGAAGCATTGCTGCTGCAGGCGTTGCGTCAATCGGTCGAGCGTCGCTTGACCGCCGATGTGCCGGTGGGGCTGTTGCTTTCCGGCGGGCTGGATTCCAGTCTGCTGGTCGCCCTGCTGGCCGAGGCCGGACAGCACGAATTGAACACCTTCTCCATCGGTTTCGAGTCGGTCGGTGGAGAGGCGGGCGACGAGTTTCGCTATTCGGACTTGATCGCCGCCCATTTCGGCACCCGCCATCATCAGATCCGGGCCGCCTCAGACGAATTGCTTGGTACCCTGGACGCCTGTATCGACGCCATGAGCGAGCCCATGGTGAGTCATGATTGCATCGGCTTTTATCTGTTGAGCCGCGAGGTGGCCAAGCATGTCAAGGTCGTCCAGAGCGGCCAGGGGGCGGACGAGGTGTTTGCCGGGTATCATTGGTATCCCCCCCTGATGGCGAGCACGGATCCGGCGGCGGACTATGCGAAGGTTTTCCTGGATCGGGATTTCGCCGAGTACCGGAGGGCAGTACAGTCCGATTGGGTCGATCGGGACTGGAGCCGTGCATTCGTGGCCGACATGTTCGGCACCCGGTCGGGCATGGCGGCCATCGACCGGGCCCTCAAGCTCGACACCACCATCATGCTGGTAGACGATCCGGTCAAGCGGGTGGACAACATGACCATGGCCTGGGGCCTGGAGGCGCGCGTTCCGTTTCTGGACCACGAACTGGTAGAACTGGCGGCCCGCATTCCGCCGGAGTTGAAGGTGCGGCAAGGCGGCAAATACATCCTCAAGGAGGTGGCCCGCAAGCTGATTCCCGCCGATGTGATCGATCGACCCAAGGGCTATTTCCCGGTGCCGGCGTTGAAATACCTGCAAGGCGATTATCTGGACCTGGTGCGCGAGACGGTGACCAGCCAGGCCGCCCGGGAGCGGCAATTGTTCAATACAGACTACGTGGAAGAGTTGCTGGCGGATCCGGAAGCCCACCTGACGCCGCTCAATGGATCCAAGCTGTGGCAAATCGCCTTGCTCGAACGGTGGTTGGCCCGGCATCACCTGTAA
- a CDS encoding anthranilate synthase component I family protein: MLLRKFPDQKQFQELAQRHNVIPVGVEILADMETPVSLLAKLYRKQGAIFLFESVEGGEKWGRYSFIGTSAHADVRVYRDRVEVGTRGGTERIAHHGDPLAVLKTLMARYHPAEMTGLPRFWGGLVGYLSYEMVSFFETRVPNLLAEDQAMAHFMIPEELLVFDNIRNTLLCLSICFIDRPEAAGHAYAAAANRLNQLLRAINMPLTAEPMNMSPFELRLQPVLAEAVFREQVERVKAYIRQGEIIQAVLSQPFTCPAPHDMLALYRAQRYINPSPYLFFMHLGQTVLAGSSPETMVRLENRVATLRPIAGTRPRGATEQEDRALADELLQDEKERAEHLMLVDLGRNDLGRVARTGTVQVTDLMVVERYSHVMHLVSNIISELKPDCDVWDLLRASFPAGTLSGAPKVRAMQIIAEMEQVARGTYGGAVGYISFSGNMDMAITIRTACVQDDQMTVRAGAGIVADSDPERERQETVNKAMAVQKALAMAQIALDKEIRQ; the protein is encoded by the coding sequence ATGCTGCTACGCAAATTTCCGGACCAGAAACAGTTCCAGGAACTGGCTCAAAGGCACAACGTGATCCCCGTGGGCGTGGAGATCCTGGCCGACATGGAGACACCGGTATCGCTGTTGGCCAAGCTCTACCGCAAGCAGGGGGCGATTTTTTTGTTCGAGAGCGTGGAGGGCGGTGAAAAATGGGGGCGTTACAGCTTCATCGGCACGTCGGCCCATGCCGATGTGCGCGTCTACCGAGACCGCGTCGAAGTCGGCACCCGCGGCGGCACCGAGCGTATCGCCCATCATGGTGATCCGTTGGCCGTGCTCAAGACCTTGATGGCCCGCTATCATCCGGCCGAAATGACCGGGCTGCCCCGTTTCTGGGGCGGGCTGGTCGGCTATTTGAGCTATGAAATGGTTTCGTTTTTCGAGACGCGGGTGCCCAATCTGCTGGCCGAGGACCAGGCCATGGCCCATTTCATGATACCCGAAGAACTGCTGGTGTTTGATAACATCCGCAACACCTTGTTGTGTTTATCGATCTGTTTTATCGACAGGCCCGAGGCGGCCGGCCATGCCTATGCCGCGGCGGCCAATCGGCTCAACCAGCTGTTGCGCGCGATCAACATGCCGCTGACGGCTGAACCCATGAATATGTCGCCGTTCGAGCTCCGGTTGCAGCCGGTCCTGGCGGAAGCGGTTTTTCGGGAGCAGGTCGAGCGCGTAAAGGCCTACATCCGGCAGGGTGAAATTATCCAGGCGGTCCTTTCCCAGCCGTTCACCTGCCCGGCGCCCCACGACATGCTGGCGCTCTACCGGGCCCAACGCTATATCAATCCTTCTCCCTATCTCTTTTTCATGCACCTGGGGCAAACGGTGCTGGCCGGTTCGTCTCCCGAAACCATGGTGCGCCTGGAGAACCGCGTGGCCACCCTGCGGCCCATTGCCGGCACCCGCCCGCGCGGGGCCACGGAGCAGGAGGACCGCGCCCTGGCCGACGAACTGCTCCAGGACGAAAAGGAGCGCGCCGAGCATCTGATGCTGGTGGATCTGGGCCGCAACGACCTGGGACGCGTGGCGCGCACCGGCACGGTGCAGGTCACCGACCTGATGGTCGTTGAGCGCTATTCGCACGTGATGCATCTGGTCTCCAACATCATCAGCGAGCTGAAGCCGGATTGCGACGTGTGGGACCTGCTGCGCGCCTCGTTTCCGGCCGGCACCCTGAGCGGCGCCCCCAAGGTGCGGGCCATGCAGATCATCGCCGAGATGGAGCAGGTGGCGCGCGGGACCTATGGCGGTGCCGTGGGATACATCTCGTTCAGCGGGAACATGGACATGGCCATCACCATCCGCACGGCCTGCGTGCAGGACGATCAGATGACCGTTCGGGCCGGGGCCGGCATCGTGGCCGACTCGGATCCCGAACGTGAGCGTCAGGAGACGGTCAACAAGGCCATGGCCGTGCAGAAGGCGCTGGCCATGGCCCAAATCGCCCTTGACAAGGAGATTCGACAATGA
- the trpD gene encoding anthranilate phosphoribosyltransferase, with product MFKDYLSQIIRRQNLTETQMADMMNTVLTGQATEAQIGAMMAALATKGETFEELAGAARAMRQNARRIHVVGSRVVDPVGTGGDGAQSFNISTTTAFVVAGCGVTVAKHGNRAVSSKCGSADVLEELGVKLDTPPEIVEEAIAGVGIGFLFAPLYHSAMKYAAKPRKELGVRSIFNMLGPLTNPASANCQLLGVYAPQLTEMFAQALKLLGAHCAMVVHGHDGLDEISVCAPTRVSELRDGMIRTYDIQPELYFGRLAASTDMVGGDPEHNARILKDILSGKERGAKRDVVLVNSAAALMVVDKAADFKSGIQMAAESIDSGKALDKLQGLVDYTQTNG from the coding sequence ATGTTCAAAGACTATCTAAGCCAGATCATCCGGCGCCAGAACCTGACCGAAACCCAGATGGCCGACATGATGAACACCGTGCTCACCGGCCAGGCCACCGAGGCCCAGATCGGGGCCATGATGGCGGCCCTGGCCACCAAGGGCGAAACCTTCGAGGAGCTGGCCGGCGCGGCCCGGGCCATGCGCCAGAACGCCCGCCGCATCCATGTGGTCGGGTCCAGGGTGGTGGATCCCGTCGGCACCGGCGGCGACGGTGCCCAAAGTTTCAACATCTCCACCACCACGGCATTTGTGGTGGCCGGCTGCGGGGTGACGGTGGCCAAACACGGCAACCGCGCGGTTTCCAGCAAGTGCGGCAGCGCCGATGTACTGGAAGAACTGGGCGTCAAACTCGACACGCCGCCCGAGATCGTGGAGGAGGCGATCGCCGGTGTGGGCATCGGCTTTTTGTTCGCGCCCCTGTACCACAGCGCCATGAAATACGCGGCCAAGCCGCGCAAGGAGCTCGGCGTGCGCTCCATCTTCAACATGCTCGGTCCGTTGACCAACCCGGCATCGGCCAACTGTCAGCTGCTGGGCGTGTATGCGCCCCAACTGACAGAAATGTTCGCCCAGGCCCTCAAGCTGCTGGGGGCCCACTGCGCCATGGTGGTGCACGGGCACGACGGCCTCGACGAGATCAGCGTCTGCGCGCCCACGCGCGTCAGCGAACTGCGCGACGGCATGATCCGAACCTATGACATCCAGCCTGAGCTGTACTTCGGCCGCCTGGCCGCGAGCACGGACATGGTCGGCGGTGATCCTGAACACAACGCCCGAATCCTGAAGGACATTCTCTCCGGCAAAGAGCGGGGTGCCAAACGCGACGTGGTGCTGGTCAACAGCGCGGCGGCCCTGATGGTGGTGGACAAGGCGGCCGACTTCAAAAGCGGCATCCAGATGGCGGCCGAATCCATCGATTCGGGCAAGGCCCTCGACAAGCTGCAGGGCCTGGTCGACTATACGCAAACCAATGGATGA
- a CDS encoding indole-3-glycerol-phosphate synthase — MAVMTRPRLSASIRQRQREGRFPVISEVKVRSDKEGDLLRGRDPGTFACQMARHPVAGISVVTEPNHFGGTMDLLRSVAAAVSLPVLHKDFIATEQQVEASAECGASALLLIAAMLEDAQLVRLIEAARRCGLESLVEAHTLVEVERIAHLPFDLMGINNRDITIFEVDDSDVTRTEALAKHCRGERILISESAIGCAADVRRAGRGGADAVLVGTAVLKADDTGAFLDHLIAVGWPP, encoded by the coding sequence ATGGCCGTCATGACCCGACCTAGATTGTCCGCCTCCATTCGCCAGCGCCAGCGCGAGGGACGATTCCCCGTGATTTCCGAAGTCAAGGTACGCTCGGACAAGGAAGGTGACCTGCTGAGGGGACGCGATCCCGGGACATTCGCCTGCCAAATGGCCCGCCATCCGGTGGCCGGCATCAGCGTGGTCACGGAACCAAATCATTTCGGCGGAACCATGGACCTGCTGCGCAGCGTGGCCGCCGCGGTATCCCTGCCGGTCCTGCACAAGGATTTCATTGCCACCGAACAGCAGGTCGAAGCCTCGGCCGAGTGCGGCGCTTCTGCTCTTCTGCTGATTGCCGCCATGCTTGAAGATGCCCAGTTGGTGCGGTTGATCGAGGCCGCCAGGCGTTGCGGCCTGGAGAGTCTCGTGGAAGCCCACACATTGGTCGAAGTCGAGCGGATCGCACACCTGCCCTTCGACCTCATGGGCATCAACAACCGTGACATCACCATTTTCGAGGTGGACGACAGCGACGTGACTCGTACCGAGGCCCTGGCCAAACACTGTCGGGGAGAGCGCATCCTGATCAGTGAAAGCGCGATAGGCTGCGCCGCAGATGTGCGCCGCGCCGGCAGGGGCGGTGCCGATGCCGTCCTGGTGGGCACGGCGGTTCTGAAGGCTGACGATACCGGCGCCTTTCTCGACCATTTGATCGCAGTGGGGTGGCCGCCATGA
- the trpC gene encoding indole-3-glycerol phosphate synthase TrpC yields MDDGVGSLGGKETGKMTLLDRIVADKKAEVAAAANNVPEHGLRSMIDDRPWQSRGFERRLCGPGPGGVNIIAEVKRASPSKGDICVDLDAVECARQYETGGAAAVSVLTDAPYFKGCLEDLRRVREAVGLPVLRKEFIIDPYQLYESRAAGADAVLLIARILSPAQLKELLALTHELGMDALVEIHSAEDYAAAHDAGSRLIGINNRNLANFDTDLRTALGLKALLQPNEVPVAASGIHGREDILRNLEGGIFNFLIGESLVRAKDRVAMLRSLTGKVKD; encoded by the coding sequence ATGGATGACGGCGTCGGAAGCCTTGGCGGCAAGGAGACAGGCAAGATGACCCTACTGGATCGCATCGTGGCCGACAAAAAAGCGGAGGTGGCCGCCGCGGCGAACAACGTACCTGAACATGGGTTGCGGTCCATGATCGATGATCGACCCTGGCAATCGCGCGGGTTCGAACGGCGTCTTTGCGGCCCCGGACCGGGCGGCGTGAATATCATCGCCGAAGTGAAGCGCGCCTCGCCTTCCAAGGGCGATATCTGCGTGGATCTGGATGCGGTAGAATGTGCGCGGCAATATGAAACCGGCGGTGCGGCGGCCGTTTCGGTACTGACCGATGCGCCCTATTTCAAAGGATGCCTGGAAGACCTTCGCCGGGTTAGGGAGGCCGTCGGATTGCCGGTCCTGCGCAAGGAGTTCATCATCGACCCTTACCAACTCTACGAATCACGGGCCGCCGGGGCCGATGCGGTGCTGCTCATCGCCCGCATCCTTTCTCCCGCCCAACTCAAAGAGTTACTGGCCCTGACGCACGAGCTGGGCATGGACGCCCTGGTGGAGATCCACAGCGCCGAAGACTACGCCGCAGCCCACGATGCCGGCAGTCGGCTGATCGGCATCAACAACCGCAACCTGGCCAATTTCGACACCGATCTGCGAACGGCCCTTGGCCTGAAAGCCCTGCTCCAGCCGAACGAGGTGCCCGTGGCGGCCAGCGGCATTCACGGCCGGGAGGATATCCTGCGCAATCTGGAAGGCGGCATCTTCAATTTCCTGATCGGTGAAAGCCTGGTACGGGCCAAGGACCGGGTCGCGATGCTGCGTTCCCTTACCGGGAAAGTGAAGGATTGA
- the trpD gene encoding anthranilate phosphoribosyltransferase: MITALVLFKVERGKIPRLANQLGAIQEVVEVLSITGEYDLMAKIQVRDYENLSDIVTEKIQNTEGVLETRTMMAFKTYKFHELDAGAPDVVLVPPADQDRAESLESGRRTIKPILARLTENFDLEKNEIDSVIDAINAGQLSDVQIAGFLVALLSKGPSIKEVAYIAQAMRNNCVPIHVSLTSDLTDTCGTGGGSTTFNVSTANAILTAAAGVPVAKHGSRSISSPSGSADVLEALGVNIDGTPQQAARLIEEIGISFIYAPNFHPVMLKVFGPENQLGIKSIFFTVIGPLINPLRARNHTIGVYKPELVNMMANVVAEMDFNHVIVAHGMDGLDEISLIGKTSIAEVRGQQIKYYTVTPEDFGLKRCTLADIAGGPPDFNAQVIRNIFDGADRGPRRDFLVLNNAATLYVSGKASGIRDAMDLSHSLLDSGAARHKLDQLVEKSHSIV, from the coding sequence ATGATTACCGCGCTCGTACTCTTCAAGGTGGAAAGGGGCAAAATTCCACGTCTGGCCAATCAACTCGGCGCTATTCAGGAGGTCGTGGAGGTGCTGTCGATCACCGGTGAATATGACCTCATGGCCAAAATCCAGGTGCGCGACTACGAAAATCTTTCCGACATCGTCACCGAAAAGATTCAAAACACCGAGGGGGTCCTGGAGACCCGCACCATGATGGCCTTCAAGACCTACAAGTTTCACGAACTGGATGCAGGTGCGCCGGATGTCGTTCTCGTTCCGCCTGCAGACCAGGACAGGGCCGAAAGCCTGGAGAGCGGCCGGCGCACCATCAAGCCGATACTGGCCCGCCTGACCGAAAATTTCGACCTGGAGAAAAACGAAATCGACAGCGTGATCGACGCCATCAACGCCGGTCAGCTGTCCGATGTGCAGATCGCCGGTTTCCTGGTGGCCTTGCTCAGCAAAGGCCCCAGCATCAAGGAAGTGGCTTACATCGCCCAGGCCATGCGCAACAACTGCGTTCCGATCCACGTCTCGCTCACATCGGATCTTACCGACACCTGCGGCACCGGAGGTGGGTCGACCACCTTCAACGTGAGCACCGCCAACGCCATTCTGACCGCTGCGGCCGGCGTTCCGGTGGCCAAGCACGGCAGCCGCTCGATCTCGTCACCCTCGGGCAGCGCGGATGTTCTCGAAGCCCTGGGTGTCAATATCGACGGTACGCCCCAGCAGGCCGCCCGCTTGATCGAGGAGATCGGCATCAGCTTCATCTACGCGCCCAATTTTCATCCGGTCATGCTCAAGGTATTCGGTCCCGAAAACCAGCTCGGCATCAAGAGCATCTTTTTCACGGTGATCGGTCCGCTCATCAATCCCCTGCGGGCCCGCAATCACACCATCGGCGTTTACAAACCCGAACTGGTCAACATGATGGCCAATGTGGTGGCCGAAATGGATTTCAACCACGTGATCGTCGCCCATGGCATGGACGGACTGGATGAAATTTCCCTGATCGGCAAAACCTCCATCGCCGAAGTGCGTGGACAGCAGATCAAATATTATACGGTCACCCCTGAAGATTTCGGCCTCAAGCGCTGCACCCTGGCCGATATCGCCGGCGGACCGCCGGACTTCAACGCCCAGGTAATCCGCAATATTTTCGATGGGGCCGACCGCGGACCGCGCCGCGATTTCCTGGTGCTCAATAACGCCGCCACCCTGTATGTCAGCGGCAAGGCATCGGGTATCCGCGATGCCATGGACCTGTCCCATTCGTTGCTCGATTCGGGCGCTGCGCGTCACAAGCTCGATCAGCTCGTGGAAAAATCGCACTCGATCGTATGA
- a CDS encoding phosphoribosylanthranilate isomerase, whose product MNTSANASGRRFPYIKICGLTDPDEAAACARLGADAVGLVFYPPSPRNLEMDRAVTVAAALPKRVVAAGVFVDPEWDVLAEAVSRCRLGIVQLHGRESPDLIQRVRTQLRVAVWKGLFTTKAPYMSEADAYAADAYLVECGKGPLPGGNAMVWEWGAAANFVRSHPTVLAGGLDPDNVGRAIHAALPDAVDASSGLEARPGRKDLTKVARYIDEVKQTAAFYREKGIRPKQVF is encoded by the coding sequence GTGAACACATCGGCAAATGCGAGCGGTAGAAGATTTCCCTACATCAAGATCTGCGGATTGACCGATCCCGATGAAGCGGCGGCGTGCGCCCGTTTGGGAGCCGACGCCGTCGGGCTGGTATTTTACCCGCCCAGTCCCCGGAATCTGGAAATGGATCGTGCCGTGACGGTGGCCGCGGCCTTGCCGAAACGGGTCGTGGCCGCAGGGGTGTTTGTCGATCCGGAATGGGATGTTCTGGCCGAGGCCGTGTCGCGTTGCCGGTTGGGGATCGTGCAGCTGCATGGCCGGGAATCCCCTGACCTGATCCAACGCGTTCGCACGCAACTGCGGGTCGCGGTCTGGAAAGGGCTGTTTACCACTAAAGCCCCCTACATGAGCGAGGCGGATGCCTACGCGGCGGATGCCTATCTGGTCGAATGCGGCAAAGGCCCTTTGCCCGGCGGCAATGCCATGGTATGGGAGTGGGGTGCGGCCGCCAATTTCGTCCGTTCCCATCCCACCGTCCTGGCCGGCGGCCTGGATCCGGACAATGTCGGCCGCGCCATCCATGCGGCTTTGCCCGACGCGGTGGATGCCAGTTCGGGCCTGGAGGCGCGCCCCGGCCGTAAGGATTTAACAAAGGTGGCACGCTACATCGATGAAGTTAAACAGACGGCGGCCTTTTACAGGGAGAAAGGCATACGCCCCAAACAGGTTTTTTAA
- a CDS encoding phosphoribosylanthranilate isomerase: MTRIKICGISTETDVHLCVAAGAAALGFVVEYPVDVPWNLNRRSAAALMRVTPPFVSRVIVVGDDTDTVIGLTEQLRPHAVQLHGNEPIAETAALVAEIHQLGAQALKPLRFSTETGECRDACTDPLEAARRIENTGVDALILDSVSDTRPAGTGRSVDWGLARRIRDHVRLPLILAGGLNAGNVGRAVAAVQPYGVDVISGVENPVGRKDPARVFAFVQAVAGQAG; encoded by the coding sequence ATGACCCGCATCAAGATCTGCGGTATCTCCACCGAAACGGACGTTCACCTGTGTGTGGCCGCGGGTGCTGCGGCCTTGGGCTTTGTGGTGGAATACCCGGTGGACGTGCCCTGGAATCTGAATCGGCGGTCCGCTGCGGCCCTGATGCGGGTTACCCCGCCCTTCGTTTCTCGCGTCATCGTCGTCGGGGATGATACCGACACGGTCATCGGGCTGACCGAGCAATTACGGCCCCATGCCGTCCAGCTGCACGGCAACGAGCCCATCGCCGAGACCGCTGCCCTGGTGGCCGAAATCCACCAGCTCGGTGCCCAAGCCCTTAAGCCCCTGCGTTTTTCCACGGAGACCGGTGAGTGCCGGGATGCATGCACCGATCCCCTGGAAGCCGCCCGTCGGATCGAAAACACCGGGGTCGATGCCCTGATCCTCGATTCGGTCAGCGACACCCGTCCGGCGGGTACCGGGCGAAGCGTCGATTGGGGCCTGGCCCGCCGGATCCGCGATCATGTGCGGCTGCCGCTCATCCTGGCCGGTGGTCTGAATGCCGGCAATGTCGGCCGGGCCGTCGCCGCCGTGCAGCCGTATGGTGTGGACGTGATCAGCGGCGTCGAGAACCCGGTCGGCCGAAAAGATCCGGCCAGGGTGTTCGCCTTCGTCCAGGCCGTCGCGGGGCAGGCCGGATAA
- a CDS encoding ferritin-like domain-containing protein, translating into MPTQLPLEILKEALLLERRGHAFYTQVAAQTRSEAVRTFFKTMADEELGHMRILEEHFKSFAERQQFADVDAGALGKTAVADEVLNDTLKSQIAAAGFEAAAISAAMLMEEQAISLYADRARNASDPNEKALYRWLAEWEHGHLNFLARMDREIKAEIWEDNRFWPM; encoded by the coding sequence ATGCCCACGCAACTTCCATTGGAGATCTTAAAAGAGGCCCTGCTGCTCGAGCGACGAGGGCACGCCTTTTACACCCAGGTGGCCGCACAGACCCGGAGCGAGGCGGTCCGGACGTTTTTCAAGACCATGGCCGATGAAGAACTGGGTCACATGCGTATTCTGGAAGAACACTTCAAGTCATTCGCCGAGCGGCAGCAGTTCGCCGATGTCGATGCCGGCGCGCTGGGTAAGACGGCCGTGGCCGATGAGGTGTTGAACGACACGCTGAAGTCCCAGATCGCCGCGGCCGGGTTCGAAGCCGCGGCCATTTCGGCCGCCATGCTCATGGAGGAGCAGGCGATTTCGCTATACGCCGACCGCGCGCGAAACGCATCGGATCCCAATGAGAAGGCGCTCTATCGCTGGTTGGCCGAATGGGAGCACGGCCACCTGAATTTCCTGGCCCGGATGGACCGCGAGATCAAGGCGGAGATCTGGGAAGACAATCGCTTCTGGCCCATGTGA
- a CDS encoding NUDIX hydrolase, protein MEDLSSAEYPDAPRLAVGAVVFNDHRVLLIQRGRPPASGEWAIPGGSVKLGESLQAAAEREVLEETGILIAASTPVYTFDVVEYDDEGRVRFHYLIVDLNAEFRGGDLRAGDDALAARWVAADELAGLAVNKRTLALLRDAFGFGPE, encoded by the coding sequence GTGGAAGACCTTTCCTCCGCTGAATATCCCGATGCGCCCCGCTTGGCCGTGGGCGCCGTGGTGTTCAATGACCACCGGGTGCTGCTGATCCAGCGCGGCCGGCCGCCGGCTTCAGGTGAGTGGGCCATCCCGGGCGGCAGCGTCAAACTGGGGGAGAGTCTGCAGGCCGCCGCGGAGCGGGAGGTGCTCGAAGAGACCGGTATCTTGATTGCCGCCTCGACCCCGGTCTACACCTTTGATGTGGTCGAATACGATGACGAAGGACGGGTTCGTTTTCACTATCTCATCGTCGATCTGAACGCCGAATTTCGCGGCGGCGACTTGAGGGCCGGAGACGATGCGTTGGCGGCCCGTTGGGTGGCGGCCGACGAACTGGCCGGTCTGGCGGTCAACAAGAGGACGCTGGCGTTGTTGCGGGACGCATTTGGATTCGGACCCGAATAG
- a CDS encoding anthranilate synthase component II: MILMIDNYDSFTYNLVQYLEEIGTPVQVIRNDAMGVTDIEALAPAALVISPGPGGPADAGVSLDAIQHFSGRIPVLGVCLGHQSIAAAFGGTIIGARRLMHGKTSTVTCDGEGIFKGVAKPFQAMRYHSLAVERESLPACLKITAESEDGEIMGLRHTDHTTEGIQFHPESIMTTIGKRLLRNFVKMIG, encoded by the coding sequence ATGATCCTCATGATCGATAATTACGATTCCTTTACCTATAATCTGGTGCAGTACCTGGAAGAGATCGGCACACCGGTGCAGGTGATCCGCAACGATGCCATGGGGGTCACCGATATCGAGGCGCTGGCACCGGCGGCCCTCGTCATCTCCCCCGGCCCGGGCGGCCCGGCCGATGCGGGCGTGTCCCTGGATGCCATCCAACACTTTTCTGGCCGCATCCCGGTGCTGGGGGTCTGCCTGGGGCACCAGTCCATCGCCGCCGCTTTCGGCGGCACCATCATCGGCGCCCGGAGACTGATGCACGGCAAGACATCCACCGTGACCTGCGACGGGGAGGGGATTTTCAAGGGGGTGGCCAAGCCGTTCCAGGCCATGCGTTACCACTCCCTGGCCGTGGAACGGGAAAGTCTGCCGGCCTGCCTGAAGATCACCGCCGAGTCCGAAGACGGCGAAATCATGGGACTGCGGCACACGGATCACACCACCGAGGGGATCCAGTTCCATCCCGAGTCGATCATGACCACCATCGGGAAGCGGCTGTTACGGAATTTTGTGAAAATGATCGGATAG